TGGGGCCTGGTCCATTTCGTGCCAAATTGACTTCTAAATTGAGAATCTTCTCTTGCTTCCTTCTGCAACAATTCCTCAGTCTGGACCAGCAACTCTTGATTCACCCTCCTTAGGTCCTTAAGTTGCTGCAACTCTGCTTCCAAACCAGCAGGGCCCCCACTGATCTGCACAGCCTCCACATCTTCTTTGAGACTTGTTGGAAGAGTAAAATTTCCTTCCAAAGCAAGAATGGAATCCGGCAGTTCCATTTCCTTAAGCCTAACTCGGGTTAGCTCACTAGCTTGCTGCAACTTTTCAGCCTGTGTTCTTATAACATCATCTACCATTTCGGTATACCGTGAGAGGGCCTTTGCACTGCTGTCAGGAACAAGACTTGCAAACATCTTTTCTTTGCTTGCATCCAGCACCTCATTCATTGACATGGGCTTGACCATAGAAAATGATGGAATGGGGGCTAACGAACTTGGTGAAGGAACTCTCATGAGATAAACCCTATCATTCTCCTTGACAGCTCTTTCAAGGTTCCGATTAATATTGGCCTCTAACTTGCCAATTGCATCAAGAATTTGCACCGCAGCACCCTTAGAGCTCTTCTTTGCCTCAGTCAACACATTAACAGCACTCCGTAGTCGTGCAATCTCCTCTGCTATTTCCTCTTTATCGTGCAGCTCCAATCCATACCTATAACAAGCTTCTGCATAAAACAGCGCAGCCTTTAACTGTACATGAACTATCCAGGACTTTTCAAAATGCTGGCTCAAAGGTGCAACATTCAGTGCAGCTAAAGCTTCCTCATAATATATCCCAACCTACAGGCATAACATATCAGCTACAAGTCAGCACTCgtccaaaaaacaaaaacaactgtCACAATATCAACAAATCAGTGATCAGAGCAATCAAACGATCAGCATTTGAAAAAAAGGTATCATGTTCATGATTCATAGTTAAAATTATACTTGCTGAAAAGTCCTAAAGCTAGTGAGCTTCTACCATTCATGACCTGGCCTGAAATGACAGACGATCACACCAGTTGAATGAGTGTGCCctctaaaacaataatatttggCCTATAAATCAAACACAGGCTAGTTCTCAACCAAGTGATCCACAAAAATCAGTGATCAAACAATTAACAGCATTAGCATAAAAAATCTACTCACAAGTTATCcataattaaaattgttcaCGCTAAAGAATGTGCACTTGCTACAGTCCTAAAACTTGATATGAACTGAAGAAGCCCGAGTGAGCTTCTACAATACGTCAAAGGACTGTTCAATGAGTATCCCCAGTAAAATTCATTATACTGGGACCAAGGGATTATACCCATCCTCAACCAGACAGTCCACAACAAATACGAACTCAAAATTGTCAAACAATTAGCAGCATTTGAATAAAACATGTCATATTGACAATTCGTAATTTAAATTGTTCATAATAGAAAAAAGGAGTCCCAAAGCTTGATAcgaactcaaaaaaaaaatcatgaagtGGCAGTGTGAAGGATTGATCACACCTATTCTACGAGAGCCCTCGCAGAAATCATTATATGGACCCAAGGATCGGAGGCCGACTAGAGAAACGGCCAAAAACCAGACAATCTAGACCAATTTGGAATATCATTAGATTTTGTTGAAATGACATGACTTTTGGTTGTTTGATCAAGGGAAACTCATTGGAACTCTTAATTGTGTCAGATAGTTTCTTCTAACTATCTAAACAGTTACAAATTAAGACTTAAGACCGTCCTGATACGCGTTCGCCACACTTAAACTAAACCAACAATTAGGATAAGCAAAACACTGATATGATGGCTTCTATAAATACATGGTAACATCAAAGCGCATCCATGGCTAAAGTTAAACCATTTCGTCAATAACCAAACATGAGAGCAAACATACAACACCGACTCGAAATTGTAGCCAGGCATGGCCTATTGGTCCTATTGGATGATCTAGAGTCCTTCAAGCATCAAACTTGAAAGAATGATTATAAGTGGTGAAAATCTAAAACTGATTAGCAACGAACCTGTCTGGAGATCTTGGCACAGACACCGGGAGTGCTCCCTTTGGCAATGGTGTTCTCGAAGACACACTCTTGCGCCTGCGCGAGCATGAGCTTCTCCAGCATCCCAGCACACTCAACGGACAAATCAACGGTGGTGGAATTCCCAACGGATGCCTTCATGGAGGCGTTGTCGCGGAGGAAGGCAAAGGAACCGGCAGCAGCAATGAAGGCATGCGAGGCCTGGCGGCGGCCGTCAACGGTGTTCCGATCGTATGAACATCCAATCTGACTGTAAACGGCGCCCAAATTGAAGAGCACGGCGGCCTTCTCGAGGTGGATGTTCTGCTGCGAGGCCTTCTGCTTTGGCTTGAAGGCATCGAACCAAACAAAGGTGAGGGCGTTGACGTGGGCAGGGTCCGGGGAGATTGGGAAGCGCGTCTCAACAAGGCAAAGAGATTTGAAGTAGGTTTGGAGGACATCGCGGCGCGCCGGCAGGGACGGATCGAGGTGACGTTCGATTTCGTTGCGAAGTTGCTTTAGGGTTTGTAGATCGTCTTCGACGTTTTGCGCTTCGCGCTCGGAGTAGTGATACGCCACGTAATTGCGGAGGGGGCGATACATATCAACGGTATTGGTCTTCTTCTCGAAGATCGCGAGCACGATGTTGGCCGAGGCCGCGGAGGAGGAAGACGGCGACGCGGCCATGGGACGGGAAGAAGATTCGAGAAAGTTTGGATTGATTACAGCGTGGAGAATGAGCGAACGGAACGAAACCAAAACAGTCTCCCCTCTCCTTTGCTTAAGCTAATACGCTAATTACCTCTTCCTCTCTCTGGGAGGTCGATCAGTGAGACTGTGACCAATCAACTGCATGCCCCGTGAAAGGGTTTAGAATTTCGGTCAAACGCGGAGAGATCAGAAATTActcttttcaaatatatttaatcgaGATTAATCCTTAACGATTAAGGTTGTGCAGAAATTTGgattttcttgtttatttccTTCACTTTCTCTGACCGGCATTCCAACCTCAACCTTTGTCACCTTCTCCTTCTGAAACATTTATAGGGCAACTTTAGAAACAACATATATGATGTCATGACTCATGATGCACATCAATTTTTCGATCAcgattaattataaaaataaagaagggCTTAGAAagtaataaagataaatatagcTTGGAATGTGATTAAGTACATCATTTTGAGTGATAAAATTAAGTGTCACATTAATTTTAGTTGatgatttcaattaaaattattgaaacaatactataattcaaaagaaaaaaaaatacacttatttgtataatttgttCAATAGATTTTAACACTTTAtgttaatgtaataaaaaatttgtgaaattgaATGAGATGATCATGGTAAGGAGATAAGAGGAGTAATATGATGTAAGTAATAGAGAAATGTATAGAGACACAAGATGTAGAGGAAATGGTTGTCAAATGaacaaaagataataaagagtttattaattaatacattATGAAAGATAACATTGAGAAAGAATGATTgtcaaagtgaaaaaaaaaaaaaagatgaggAAAAGTCCATTAATTAATGCATTATGAAAGATAATATTGAAAAAGACTTGCTTTAGATAaggttaaaaaattaataaagctAAATCGAAACATAAGTTAGAATATGATAATTGTTATagataaaaggaaataaacatgtttgatgtaATATGagcaattttaaaacaattatcacaattatgtaaatttttctttattttattttatttcaaatgtaaaaaaaaaaaaaaaaaaaaggtcaaaCAAAGGTAGAATATGAGTGACAATTTGTACGTATAATTAAAAAACTCTACAAAGTTTAGGAAAAGGAGATATAAAGAATCCAATAATAAATGTAACAATTCGAATTACCAACTTTCCTAAATTTTCTTTGTCAAGTGTTCTTCTAtctttagttatttattttcttacaatttaCATTATTACAAACAGTTTTATCCACCTTCGGCTTTATCTCTAATTTATCCATTGCTTC
This genomic interval from Vigna radiata var. radiata cultivar VC1973A chromosome 8, Vradiata_ver6, whole genome shotgun sequence contains the following:
- the LOC106772174 gene encoding vacuolar-sorting protein BRO1, producing the protein MAASPSSSSAASANIVLAIFEKKTNTVDMYRPLRNYVAYHYSEREAQNVEDDLQTLKQLRNEIERHLDPSLPARRDVLQTYFKSLCLVETRFPISPDPAHVNALTFVWFDAFKPKQKASQQNIHLEKAAVLFNLGAVYSQIGCSYDRNTVDGRRQASHAFIAAAGSFAFLRDNASMKASVGNSTTVDLSVECAGMLEKLMLAQAQECVFENTIAKGSTPGVCAKISRQVGIYYEEALAALNVAPLSQHFEKSWIVHVQLKAALFYAEACYRYGLELHDKEEIAEEIARLRSAVNVLTEAKKSSKGAAVQILDAIGKLEANINRNLERAVKENDRVYLMRVPSPSSLAPIPSFSMVKPMSMNEVLDASKEKMFASLVPDSSAKALSRYTEMVDDVIRTQAEKLQQASELTRVRLKEMELPDSILALEGNFTLPTSLKEDVEAVQISGGPAGLEAELQQLKDLRRVNQELLVQTEELLQKEAREDSQFRSQFGTKWTRPQSSTLTKNLQDRLNRFAGNLKQAAESDGRIERSVREHSALMSILDARPIESALPSLARPIMSFDQNEDAIVGSLKQSLRQLETLGAQRAGLEDMLKDMKRKDDILPKLMTSTGSYDDLFKKELAKYDHICDEIAQNIEAQEQLLLQIQAQNDEFSAIFNLEDYKASREKAYKQIEAAIAKFREIKDNINEGLKFYVTLQDAITNVKQQSNDFVMTRNIQCREMIEDVQRQLAGLSFQDKNAGASFNSNYPSVGSQNQRASTQTDPRPQAPYYQPVEQPPVAPYGHHAPPPYGGPAHHQPPPPYHIPPSSTAPYPPPQVHQQPPGNHEYGQPAYPGWRGPYYNAQAQQPGSVPRPPYTIPSPYPPPHQSGYYKQQ